DNA from Halorarum salinum:
CGCCCACGCCATCGACGACCTCGTGGCGACCTACAACGCCGAGGTGTCGGTACGCGCGCCCGCGGCGGACGACGACTGACGGACGACGACCGACGCCGGAGTCGGCGGCGTCCCGACCACGGTCCGGTCGGGCCTCGCGAACGGTACCTCCGCAGACAGACCTTTCAGCCTCGGCCGCGCAAGGGTCGAGCGTGACCAAAGTCACCGTCTCGCTGTCGGACCAGATCGAGAGCGACCTCCAGCGACTCGTCGACCAGGGCGAGTTCATCAGCCGGGACCAGGCGATCGAGGACCTCCTCTCGCGTGGGCTCTCCGCCTACCAGCCGGTCGACGAGTCGTCGGACGAGATGGACGAGACCCTGTTCGACCGCGTGACCGACGAGCAGCAGGACCCCGCGCTGCAGGACGACGAGGGAGGCGGCGACCGTCGGCTCTGACGGCGACCCGTCGCCGACGACCGCCCGTGATCGGGCGCGACGGAACGGCGAGTTCCGCGCCGGTCAGAGCCCGCCGAGCCCCGCGCCGACCGCGGCCGCGCCGACCCCGACGAGCACGACCCGGACGGCCGCCTCGACCGCGTCGGCGCCCGCGTACCGCGTCCGGAGCCCGGCGACGGCGGCGAGCACGGCGGCCAGCAGCAGGAACGCCGGCGTGAACGCCGCGCCGGGGGCGACGCCGAACGGGACCGCGGGGAGGCCGGCCGCGAGGAACGCGGCACCCCCGGCGAGGAGCCCCCGTCGCGTCGGGTCCTCGCGCGACCGGATCGCCCCGTCGTCCTCGAAGGCGGCCGCGACTCCCCGCGTGAGCCCCACGGCGACGGCGTCGCGAGGCCCACGAGGAACG
Protein-coding regions in this window:
- a CDS encoding DUF7120 family protein translates to MTKVTVSLSDQIESDLQRLVDQGEFISRDQAIEDLLSRGLSAYQPVDESSDEMDETLFDRVTDEQQDPALQDDEGGGDRRL
- a CDS encoding VIT1/CCC1 transporter family protein, whose protein sequence is MGLTRGVAAAFEDDGAIRSREDPTRRGLLAGGAAFLAAGLPAVPFGVAPGAAFTPAFLLLAAVLAAVAGLRTRYAGADAVEAAVRVVLVGVGAAAVGAGLGGL